In the genome of Pempheris klunzingeri isolate RE-2024b chromosome 20, fPemKlu1.hap1, whole genome shotgun sequence, the window ACTCAAAGCTGTGTGACCCTGCCAGGCTCCCGTAGGCCTGacgtctgtgctgctgctcctcagggACTCCGACAAACCCAAGTACAGCATCGAGCTGCCGGCGCACCCCGCAGGGCTGGTCAGGGTCGGCAAGAACGTGGTGGTCGGCTGCACCGACGAGAGCCTGCAGGGCTTCACACAGAAGGTACGACCGCCGTCACATGACCACAGGTAACGTCTGTCCACCGCAGCGACGCCCCGCAGGTCTGGATCTGAGCCCAGTGGTCACCATGGTCACCACTTTAGTGTAACGTGTTAGcgtgctaatgttagctcatTAGCTGTAGCCGCAGATCCAGCTGATGAAGGTCTGTTGTCGGCCTGATGGAcgagttcatcctgaggggaccATGAACGTCCGAAGCACAGTCCACCACGCTGGTGATGTTTCAGTCATTACGGCGCTAACcgtgctaacaggctaacaggtGACCCGTCCATGCGTCTCTTGTGTCCTCAGGGAAAGAAGCTGTGGAAGGCCGTCCTCCCCGCCCCCATCACCACCATGGCCGCCATGGACCTCCCCACCAGGGGCTTCCAGGCCGTCCTGGTGGGCCTCGCCAACTGTGAGGTCCATCTGTACCGCGACAAGAACCTGCTGAGCATCATCAAGACGCCCGACGTGGTCACCGGCATCTGCTTCGGCCGCTACGGGCGCGAGGACGGGACGCTCATCATGACCACCAAGGGAGGGGGGCTGATGGTGAAGATCCTGAAGAGGACGGCGGCGTTCGATGACAAGGACAGCGCCCCCGGGCCGCCGCTGGCCCAGAGCGTCCGGCTCAACGTGCCCAAGAAGACGAAGCTGTACGTGGACCAGACGCTGAGGGAGCGTGAGAACGGCGTGGCCATGCACAGCGCCTTCCAGATGGACCTGAGCCGCCTGCGCCTCGCCGCCGCCAGCGCCTACGTCAAGGCCCTGGAGTCCAGCCTGACGCCGATGTCCTCCAGCCTCGCCGAGCCGCTCAAGATGAACGCCGTGGTGCAGGGCCTGGGCCCGTCCTTCAAACTGACCCTGAACGTCCAGAACACGGCGGCGTGCCGGCCCGTCATGAACCTCGCCATCAGCTTCCTGTACGACGAGAGCCTGTACCGGATGAGGAACCCGTACATGAGGATCCCGCTGCTGGTGCCCGGGCTCATCTACCCTGTCGAGACCTTCGTCGAGTGCACCAGCGACAAGGGCGTCTCTGACATCATCAAGGTGTTCGTCCTGCACGAGGGGAAGAGCTCGCCGCTGCTGACCGCACACATCAACATGCCCGTCAGCGAGGGGCTGACGCTCAACTGACACGACGCTTCCTCATTCACTACGGTCACATGACACTTCAACTGTATTGATTAGTCACATGACTTTCCGACGATGAGTAAAGTTGAAGCGGTTCCACTTGCTGGTTGGTTTAGTTCTTCTTAGTggaacttcatttaaaaaatcacCAATTTAAGAGCTGCTGACGCTTCAGATCAGACGTCTGTTTAAGTTTGTGTTTAAAACTGTAGTGgtagcagagtgtgtgtgtgtgtgtgtgtgtgtgtgtgtgtgtgtgtgtgtgtgtgtgctgactgcaGGTCTCAGGGGTAAAAGCTTAGTTCagagacacatttatttatctatctgcTGTAATATGATCTAAATCgtctgttttttaaatgtagtctTGTATGAAGTGAAATAAAGAACGATCTAAACCTGTTGTCCTCTGGGTCTCGTGAGTCTCATTGACTCTGGAGCTCCTAATTAACACCTTCAGCTTAACGAGGACGACGTCATCGATCACCACAGGAACACGTCGTGACTCCGGGGTCGAGCACGTGGAACCAGAGTTCACACCAAAAGAGGAACGAGACAAAAAGCTGAATATTCACTGAAAGATAAAGTCGTTATTTTATGAtaaaaactgtctgtctgtctggttggAGGTTCAGGTGAAGGTTCAGGTGAAGGTTCAGGTGAAGCTGAGGACAgtaaacagctgctgtttgctgctggtcAACAGACggaggtcatgtgacctgagCATGAACCTCAGgctgtgaaatattaaaaagtcCTGATGAGTCACTGAGGAGTTTCCATGGTGGTGAAAGAGGAACATCAGCCTCAATAAAAGACCAGGACGAAgaccaagaccaggaccaggaccaggaccaggatcagaaccaggatcaggaccaggatcagaaccaggatcaggaccaggatcagaaccaggatcaggaccaggaACAAACACTAGGATTTCAGGATGAGACGAGTCCTGATTCTTCTGGGTGAGAAACTGACTTCATCCTGATTCTGTGCAGAACGTGTTTCATGTCTGAAGCTCAGTGAGGTCAGCAGGACGACATCAGACGGCAGGTGAGGCCCAGAGCAGgtgagcatcatcatcatcatcatcatcatcattgtcgtCGTCGTCATCGAGGGAAACATTCGGAGACGTCCTATGAGCGTTaaggaaacactgattttagctcattATGAATTTCACACTGTTGAATCTTTAAACTTTATTCTCAACATTTTGACTCaacaatgtaaaataaaagaaatcttCCTCCTCAGTGAGAGCTGAGGTgactcaatgtgtgtgtgtgtgtgtgtgtgtgtgtgtgtgtgtgtgtgtgtgtgtgtgtgtgtgtgtgtagctgtgctgtgtgtgtgtgatggtgtgaagTTCGGGCAGCTCTGCAGTGGAAACTCTGCCAACAGCAGGAGGACCTCGGACAGCTGGGGGGCGGGACACTACGGAGCCCCACGGTAACACAACCACACGACCACGCAGGTGCATCGTGGGAAACGTAGGCGTATATTTATGAGCAAAGTGTTCCCGTTCCCAAAACCTCTGATGTTCTCTGACATTAAAGTGTTATAAGTAAATAAGTTATAAATATAAGAGACCAACTTAAATATTCTCACAGATTATAAAGTCTATGGAAGTTTGTCAGAGCGACGTCATCACGCCATGAGCGCCGCCGCTCGCCTCTGAATCAGATTCATTGTTTTCTGGACGTTTCAGTGGCAGCAGGGTACACAAAGGTCTGGACATCGTGTGCAGCGACGGATCGACCGTCTACGCTCCGTTCGACGTGACTCTCCACGGAAAGGTCATCGTCTACACCGACCCCAACAAGGCGGCCATCAACAGCGGCATCAACCTGCGAGGAGAGGGTCGGTCCGCCACGCCGGCATCACGCCAAACCGCCTCAGCGACCGCGTGACTGACGCTGTCGTCTTGTTTCCTGTAGGTCTTTGTGTCAAACTGTTCTACGTTCAGCCGGATCGAACCTCCGGATCGGtgaggaagggggagaggaTCGGCACCATGCTGCCCATGCAGAGCGTTTACCCAGGAATCACCTCTCACGTCCACGTCCAGATGTGCGACCGCAGCGACCCCACTCCGTTCTTCTGACCCGCCCCCTCCTCCGTTCCCTCCCTGCAGGTCGACGCTGAAGCTTTTTAATCAACGCTttcagaaatgaataaaatacaaagagCAGTTTTGTTGTGATTCTTTCATCACCAGGAACTCTGAAACATCGTTGGGAGCGTTGaaacgcccctagtaacgcccttagtaacgcccctagtaacgcccttagtaacgcccctagtaacgcccttagtaacgcaTTTAGTAATGCctttagtaacgcccttagtaatGCCCCTAGTAACGCCTTTAGTAatgcccctagtaacgcccttagtaacgcctTTAGTAATGCCCTaagtaacacccctagtaacgcccttagtaacacccttagtaacacccttagtaacgcccctagtaacacccttagtaacacccttagtaacgcccctagtaacgcccctagtaacacccttagtaacacccctagtaacgcccttagtaacacccttagtaacgcccctagtaacacccttagtaacacccctagtaacacccttagtaacgcccctagcagCAGAGATGGTAACTAGTCCCTGCTGAGCCGCTGCTCTCTACAGACTGAATAAGAAGCTCAGGTAGAAACAGTGAAGCTCCTCGCTGCCTCAGTCTGCTGGAGAACATCACTGACATCCACACATTTAGCTGCTCCGTCCTCCAGCCTCAGGTGGAGCTTTAAGCTAGCAGAAGCACCAGCGATGAGTGAAATATTCTTCAGACAATAACGACCAACAACcacaataataacagcaactcTAGCACTGACAACAAGGACATGAGCAGTAACGATCAACATGGAAACAGAAAGCAGTTCATATACGAATGATAACAACACGGGAAATTAACAATGTCACAAAACtcacttttattctgaaaaacaaagagcaggaaGGTAAAACTGCTCGATGTGCAGACCTCTGGCTCAGTGGGAGCTGCTGGGTAGTGTTGCAGGTGGTGTAACCTGAACAAACACGCTCCAGCTCTGTTTCCAGATGCTGAGCAAATTTGTTTTATAGTTGAGCAACAGCAGCTTTTCCAAGACGGATCAATTCTGGATAAAAGACAGTCGGACATCAGGACCTTCAGCAGCTCACTTCAGGACTCTGAGCATGCAGGTGAGTCCGTCAGCGTGTCTGCAGGGTCACCGCTCACTTTCACATCCACATCTTTTAAAGGAAATACGCGACACCTTCACCATGTCAAgatctgcaaaaaaaagaaaagcctgtttggtggctgctggctgaggtgatctactggaccagttccaacacttttactacctaccaggatgaggacagagaggatcatgggtagaaacagcaGTGAAAGTGTTAATGCCAAGTATTAGTTTATTAAAGAATCAACGTGGTGAAGGTGGCTGCGACTGTCTAACGTGGTGATCTTTGTTGGTGATCTTTCCTGGTGATCTTTGTTGGTGATCTTTCCTGGTGATCACTGTGACAATGTGACATGACGACATGTGTTGCAgcctctgtccctcctcctcctcctcctcttcctcagtccTTCGCTGGCCGGCCTCCAGCAGCTCGTCCTCCCTCTGGACTGCAGCGACATCTACAACGATGACAACAACCGGAGCAGCG includes:
- the bbs1 gene encoding Bardet-Biedl syndrome 1 protein codes for the protein MSSVESSGDGGKWLDAHYDPVAGLYTFSSCVDLADLSGDGESRLVVGDLGSGSSGMKLKVYRGTALMSESTLLDLPAGLVAFFMDLHEPRIPAVAVASGPCIYVYKNLRPYFKFTLPGLEVNALEQDVWQQVREGQIDPLTLKEMLESIRKKADVPLSICSLRFLSLETDAMDEFVQLHKQQPIRRQTVITCIGTLKKSTADEDGVSCLVIGTESSDVFVLDPEAFIILAKMSLPAAPTMMDVTGQFDVEFRITVACRNGNIYVLRRDSDKPKYSIELPAHPAGLVRVGKNVVVGCTDESLQGFTQKGKKLWKAVLPAPITTMAAMDLPTRGFQAVLVGLANCEVHLYRDKNLLSIIKTPDVVTGICFGRYGREDGTLIMTTKGGGLMVKILKRTAAFDDKDSAPGPPLAQSVRLNVPKKTKLYVDQTLRERENGVAMHSAFQMDLSRLRLAAASAYVKALESSLTPMSSSLAEPLKMNAVVQGLGPSFKLTLNVQNTAACRPVMNLAISFLYDESLYRMRNPYMRIPLLVPGLIYPVETFVECTSDKGVSDIIKVFVLHEGKSSPLLTAHINMPVSEGLTLN
- the LOC139219771 gene encoding leukocyte cell-derived chemotaxin-2-like: MRRVLILLAVLCVCDGVKFGQLCSGNSANSRRTSDSWGAGHYGAPRGSRVHKGLDIVCSDGSTVYAPFDVTLHGKVIVYTDPNKAAINSGINLRGEGLCVKLFYVQPDRTSGSVRKGERIGTMLPMQSVYPGITSHVHVQMCDRSDPTPFF